A single region of the Variovorax paradoxus genome encodes:
- a CDS encoding type VI immunity family protein: MEWHRFTLAKGDQVLALPCVEIVAFVNGLPDNGGAGFARFLNDFARNFGGQLRFYRTGDMKRFRAFDVQALEGPAHWFADPRLLATNMLSFRAHSGETARDVRPPALDMTLAGVFEPPRFILRMILPVEWGDEPQQLLSLAQAALAELPLGSGYCGYSLVWEETDTALEEKVLAWAGPLHRRHPGLGYGDAVCLSNAVDRGVVAVNWLTFLGAEFVAALGGPDALASNAPAEVSVLSLGQGGVILRAGEAPKLGDVNREDLLPAYHAVGRLVGPVRATDEALDELLIDAMSEEDAHDWLRRFFV, encoded by the coding sequence ATGGAATGGCACCGATTCACTCTAGCGAAGGGCGACCAAGTACTGGCCTTGCCGTGTGTCGAGATCGTCGCATTTGTCAACGGCCTGCCGGACAACGGCGGCGCAGGTTTTGCCAGATTCCTGAATGACTTCGCCCGCAACTTCGGCGGACAGCTGCGCTTCTATCGCACTGGGGACATGAAGCGCTTTCGCGCCTTTGACGTGCAAGCGCTCGAGGGGCCGGCGCATTGGTTTGCCGATCCGCGCCTGCTGGCCACCAACATGCTCAGCTTCCGTGCGCACAGCGGCGAGACCGCTCGTGATGTGCGTCCGCCGGCCTTGGACATGACATTGGCCGGCGTCTTCGAGCCGCCGCGCTTCATACTTCGGATGATCTTGCCGGTGGAGTGGGGTGATGAGCCGCAGCAACTGCTCAGTCTGGCGCAGGCCGCCTTGGCAGAACTGCCGCTTGGCAGCGGTTACTGCGGATACTCCCTAGTCTGGGAAGAGACGGATACAGCGCTTGAGGAAAAGGTTCTCGCCTGGGCGGGCCCATTGCATCGTCGTCACCCGGGTCTTGGCTATGGCGACGCTGTCTGCTTGTCGAATGCGGTCGATCGAGGCGTGGTGGCGGTCAACTGGCTCACGTTCCTCGGTGCTGAATTTGTGGCTGCCCTGGGCGGACCCGATGCGTTGGCGAGCAATGCGCCTGCAGAGGTGTCGGTGCTTTCGCTCGGCCAGGGCGGCGTGATCCTTCGCGCGGGTGAGGCACCGAAACTGGGTGACGTGAACCGCGAGGATTTGTTGCCGGCCTACCATGCCGTGGGTCGGCTCGTCGGGCCCGTGCGCGCGACCGACGAAGCTCTGGATGAGCTGCTGATTGATGCAATGTCCGAAGAGGATGCGCATGACTGGCTTCGACGTTTCTTCGTCTGA